Genomic DNA from bacterium:
TCAACGCACAAGCTGTACGATGGCGTTGAGACCATGGCGCGGCGGATCAAGCAGGAGATTGCCGGCGCCACTGGTTTGACCTCGTCCATCGGCATCGCGCCGAACAAGTTTTTGGCTAAAATCGCCTCTGATCTGCGCAAGCCCGACGGACTGGTCATTGTGGCGCCGGATGCGGTGCAGGCGTTTCTGCAGCCGTTGGAGATCGCACGATTGTGGGGCGTGGGCGTAAAAACGTTGCCCCATCTGCAGCAAATGGGCATCCGCACGATCGGCGATCTGGCCCGTTTTTCACAGAAAGAACTGGCTGATCGTTTCGGTAAAAGCGGCGTGCACTTTTGGCGCCTGGCCCATGGACTCGATGATCGTGCGGTCAGTGATGAGGGGCAGGCGAAATCCATCAGCCGAGAGCTGACCTTCGATCAAGATGAATCTGAGGAGGCAGCTCTTCGCCAGACGCTTTTATATCTTTGTGACGATCTGACCAAGGAGATGCGCAAAAAAGGGCTGTATGGCCGGACGATTACGCTCAAGATCCGACTGCACGATTTTTCCACGTTCACTCGATCGCGCACGATCCGGCAGCCGACCAATCGAACCACCCTGATCCGTAAGACGATCGATGAACTGTTCACCGCCTTTGACCGCCGCAACCGGGCGGTTCGCCTGCTCGGCGTCGGCGTCTCACATCTGGAAGGAGCGGGAGAACAATTGCAGCTGTTCACGGATGAGGCTCAGCCAGCGGATCGCCTGGAGCGGGTCATGGATCAGGTGCGCAAGCGGTTCGGCGACCGCTCCATCACCCGTGCATCGCTCTTGGATCATTCGCAGGATTCACAGTGGATCAGAGAATAGCGGACCGGAAATCCATGGCTAGAAATTATACCACGTGGTATCATCGAATGCGGGCCATGAGTCTGCCCGAGATCGGCTATCGGCTGCATCACAATGTGCGCAGTCGGTTACAACGACTGCAGCTGCCGCCATCGGGAACCGTGATCCCGCCTGAGCAGTTTCTCGTTCGGCAGGGGGTGATTGAACCCTCGCGCACCATTCCGGAACAGCTGGCGGATCTGGTGGTTGACTTTCGCCGCCGGGCGGTTTTCGCCTGGCAAAAGGATGAATGGGACCAGTTGGTCGGCTTTTATCGCGCTGTTTGGCCGGATGAAGAATCTTCGTTGCTGCAATCGGCGAATGATTTTTGCCGCCGCCGTTTTTCTATTTTCTCGCAACCAGTGGCTTTCAAGAATGAGATAGACTGGCACTATGATCCCGTAGCGCAAAAAAGTGTCCCTGTCCGCTATTGGACACAAATCCC
This window encodes:
- a CDS encoding DNA polymerase IV; this translates as MSERIILHIDMDAFFAAIEQNDHPEWRGKAVIVGADPKNGKGRGVVSTCSYEARVFGVRSAMPISKAWQLCPQAVYVYPRGKRYAEVSRCVMAILDHYSPDLEQISIDEAFLDITSTHKLYDGVETMARRIKQEIAGATGLTSSIGIAPNKFLAKIASDLRKPDGLVIVAPDAVQAFLQPLEIARLWGVGVKTLPHLQQMGIRTIGDLARFSQKELADRFGKSGVHFWRLAHGLDDRAVSDEGQAKSISRELTFDQDESEEAALRQTLLYLCDDLTKEMRKKGLYGRTITLKIRLHDFSTFTRSRTIRQPTNRTTLIRKTIDELFTAFDRRNRAVRLLGVGVSHLEGAGEQLQLFTDEAQPADRLERVMDQVRKRFGDRSITRASLLDHSQDSQWIRE